The proteins below are encoded in one region of Legionella antarctica:
- a CDS encoding IS66 family transposase: protein MMKRQEIKQVLDELTKDIDSLADKKAVTIIKVLVNLVEMLAEENALLREENQVLRDEINRLKGEQGKPNIRGQSKGSNGDNTGNSNHSSEGDRNKRGKGNNKNTGKDKKNVRIDRRVTIALDKATLPDDAKFKGFEIRIIQDLKIITDNVEFKLETYYSPSLKKTFIAPIPGEYKGSEFGPGVKALVITLYRDAGMTESAIERFLKTCGIQISHGKIASMLTEGNDIFHQEKEDIVDAGSNAGLYQQMDDTGSRVNGKNHYTHVLCNDFFTAYFTRRKKDRLTLLELLCRDQLKFMFNQEAYELMDEFGLAKKWLDQIKPMLHAQPLTRESIDSLMGTLFPNPKKHSTNRRIILESAALAYYQHSKYFIHYLMTDDAPQFNKLALHHALCWIHEGRHYKKLTPFSDMNQNILAVFLEQLWDFYHALLTYKTAPSQSMAQQLSMQFDTLFATTTGYDVLDQRIAKTRAKKQALLLVLDHPFLPLHNNASELGTRFQARIRDINLQTVSQNGTKSKDTFATIVQTARKLKVNVYQYIYDRVTKKFEMPSLAELILLKVRQVPCTT, encoded by the coding sequence ATGATGAAACGCCAAGAAATCAAACAAGTTTTAGATGAGTTAACAAAAGATATCGATAGTCTTGCCGACAAAAAGGCCGTGACTATCATTAAGGTATTGGTTAATTTGGTCGAAATGCTTGCCGAAGAAAATGCTTTGCTCAGAGAGGAAAACCAAGTATTACGTGATGAGATAAACCGCCTTAAGGGTGAACAGGGCAAACCTAATATTCGCGGTCAATCCAAAGGTAGCAATGGCGATAATACAGGCAATTCCAATCATTCATCTGAAGGAGATCGCAATAAACGTGGTAAAGGGAACAATAAAAACACAGGCAAAGACAAAAAAAACGTACGTATTGATAGACGTGTTACGATTGCTCTGGACAAAGCAACGCTGCCAGATGACGCCAAGTTCAAGGGTTTTGAGATTCGAATCATCCAGGATCTAAAAATCATCACGGATAATGTTGAATTCAAGCTGGAAACGTATTACTCACCATCTTTGAAAAAAACCTTTATTGCGCCGATTCCTGGCGAATATAAGGGCAGTGAATTTGGTCCTGGGGTTAAAGCGCTGGTCATCACATTATACCGTGATGCAGGGATGACGGAGAGCGCCATTGAGCGCTTTTTAAAAACATGTGGTATTCAAATATCACATGGTAAAATTGCTTCCATGCTGACAGAAGGCAATGATATTTTTCATCAGGAAAAAGAAGATATTGTCGATGCCGGTAGCAACGCAGGCTTGTACCAGCAGATGGATGACACAGGCAGTCGTGTTAACGGCAAAAATCACTACACCCATGTTTTATGTAATGACTTTTTTACAGCATACTTCACTCGTCGTAAAAAAGATCGCTTGACCTTATTGGAGTTGCTGTGTCGAGACCAATTAAAGTTTATGTTTAATCAGGAGGCTTATGAGTTAATGGATGAGTTTGGTCTCGCAAAAAAATGGTTGGATCAAATTAAACCAATGCTGCATGCACAACCCCTCACACGTGAATCAATCGATAGTTTGATGGGAACACTTTTTCCAAATCCAAAAAAACACAGCACGAATCGACGCATAATTCTTGAGTCAGCAGCTCTTGCCTATTATCAGCACTCGAAATACTTCATCCATTATTTAATGACAGATGATGCGCCTCAGTTTAATAAATTGGCCCTACATCATGCGCTGTGCTGGATCCATGAAGGTCGTCATTATAAAAAACTCACTCCATTCTCAGATATGAATCAGAATATATTGGCTGTATTTCTTGAGCAATTATGGGATTTCTACCATGCATTATTGACTTACAAGACGGCTCCATCTCAATCAATGGCCCAACAACTATCAATGCAATTTGATACTTTGTTCGCAACCACGACAGGCTATGATGTTTTAGATCAACGCATTGCAAAGACACGTGCTAAAAAACAAGCGTTATTATTGGTGTTAGACCATCCATTTCTGCCATTGCACAACAATGCCTCTGAATTAGGGACACGGTTTCAAGCAAGGATACGCGACATCAATCTCCAAACGGTCTCCCAAAATGGCACCAAATCAAAGGATACGTTTGCCACGATTGTACAGACGGCCAGAAAACTGAAAGTTAACGTTTATCAGTATATTTACGATAGGGTGACTAAAAAATTTGAAATGCCATCATTGGCTGAATTAATCTTACTTAAAGTGCGGCAGGTTCCATGCACCACATAA
- a CDS encoding ABC-F family ATP-binding cassette domain-containing protein, whose translation MLTLRHITLSRGNKVLLNKASVSLYEKQKIGLIGHNGCGKSTLFDFLLGKLTADTGEYLINPQLSISHLSQHLPDSHEKALDFVLGGDEEYINLLQRLANAEQLGNDADVFACHEELTHSSGYSKPAQAATIMSGLGFKGDQQQASVNSFSGGWRMRLSLARCLMKPAGLLLLDEPTNHLDMEAIFWLERFLKQSPSTIILISHDREFLDAFVSHILHIENQNLALYTGDYSCFEKTHAQQLALQQIMHEKQQTKINHMMVFVNRFKAKATKAKQAQSRVKAIEKMEIIAAAQADSPFSFDFFPCPRAGNPLIQCNQVNAGYYENAPILKKINLSLNPGDRIALLGPNGEGKSTLIKTLTDSLSALSGDIHRSPHLKIGYYAQHQLEQLDCKLSPVETIQVLSPEVREQSIRDFLGGFNFIGDMAVQAIHHFSGGEKARLALAKLVWLKPNLLLLDEPTNHLDLGMRSAIELALQSYEGALILISHDRHMLKTSVDDLYLVYQQKVQPFDGDLDDYYSWLQSKDTVKESITPPSAKVYKEKKSLQNRLKKLEQLMEQYQEKIHQLDHQLGDSMLYEDTSQKKKLEKLLSDRELAHSTLHKIEEEWLEISSTLEQSD comes from the coding sequence ATGCTTACCTTGCGTCACATTACTTTATCACGCGGAAATAAAGTCTTACTCAATAAAGCCAGCGTTAGTCTCTATGAAAAACAAAAAATTGGATTGATTGGGCATAATGGTTGTGGAAAATCCACTCTATTTGACTTTTTATTAGGTAAATTAACGGCAGATACTGGTGAGTATTTAATTAATCCACAATTAAGTATCAGTCATTTATCCCAGCACTTACCTGATAGTCATGAAAAAGCGTTAGACTTTGTCCTAGGTGGTGATGAAGAGTATATAAATCTGCTGCAACGTCTGGCAAATGCGGAACAATTGGGAAATGATGCAGACGTGTTTGCTTGCCACGAAGAACTCACCCATAGTTCAGGCTACAGTAAACCCGCTCAGGCGGCTACTATCATGTCTGGTCTTGGCTTTAAGGGAGATCAACAGCAGGCTTCGGTGAATAGTTTTTCTGGTGGTTGGCGAATGCGTTTAAGTCTTGCTCGCTGTTTAATGAAGCCAGCAGGCTTGCTCTTACTGGATGAACCAACAAATCACCTGGATATGGAAGCGATTTTCTGGCTGGAACGTTTTTTAAAACAAAGCCCAAGTACCATTATTTTAATTTCTCATGATAGAGAGTTTCTTGATGCTTTTGTCTCTCATATCTTACATATTGAAAATCAAAATTTAGCCCTTTATACCGGTGATTACAGTTGTTTTGAAAAAACCCATGCACAACAATTGGCCTTACAACAAATCATGCATGAAAAACAACAAACAAAAATTAATCACATGATGGTTTTTGTAAATCGCTTTAAAGCAAAAGCTACCAAAGCAAAGCAAGCTCAAAGCCGAGTTAAGGCAATTGAAAAAATGGAAATTATTGCAGCTGCTCAAGCAGACTCCCCTTTTTCGTTTGACTTTTTTCCTTGTCCACGTGCCGGTAATCCTTTAATCCAATGCAATCAGGTTAATGCGGGATATTATGAAAATGCACCCATTCTGAAAAAAATTAATTTATCGCTTAATCCCGGCGACCGGATTGCCCTGCTCGGCCCCAATGGTGAAGGAAAATCTACTTTAATTAAAACGTTAACTGATTCTTTGTCTGCTTTAAGCGGTGATATTCATCGTTCTCCTCACTTAAAAATAGGCTATTACGCCCAACATCAGCTAGAGCAGCTGGATTGTAAACTAAGCCCTGTAGAAACCATTCAAGTCTTGTCACCTGAAGTAAGAGAACAGAGCATTCGTGATTTTTTGGGCGGTTTTAATTTCATCGGTGATATGGCAGTTCAAGCCATTCATCATTTTTCAGGTGGTGAAAAAGCACGTTTGGCTTTGGCAAAACTCGTCTGGCTAAAGCCCAATTTATTATTACTTGATGAACCTACAAACCACCTGGATCTGGGAATGCGCTCAGCTATTGAACTGGCTCTACAAAGCTATGAAGGAGCTCTGATTTTAATTTCCCATGATCGCCATATGCTAAAAACTAGCGTAGATGATCTCTATTTGGTATATCAGCAGAAAGTTCAACCTTTTGATGGGGATCTGGATGATTATTATTCCTGGTTACAATCAAAAGACACCGTAAAAGAAAGCATCACCCCCCCCTCTGCTAAGGTTTATAAAGAGAAAAAATCCTTACAAAATCGCTTAAAAAAATTAGAACAATTAATGGAGCAATACCAGGAAAAAATCCACCAGCTGGATCACCAGCTTGGCGACTCCATGCTTTATGAGGATACTAGTCAAAAGAAAAAATTGGAGAAACTATTGTCAGACCGCGAGCTTGCCCATTCCACCTTGCACAAGATCGAGGAAGAATGGTTGGAAATATCCAGCACTTTAGAGCAATCAGATTAA
- the rnc gene encoding ribonuclease III translates to MKIDLERLCRRLNYQFVKPAYLKQALTHCSVGSDNYERFEFLGDSILSFVIANELFNQFPTQSEGQLSRLRSFLVRGDMLAEIAKELALGDFLFLGQGELKSGGFRRSSILADALEAVFAAVFLDGGIAAAKEVILNLFRSRLNDPNLNDCLKDAKTQLQEYLQAEKYALPEYTLTKVEGDEHDQIFFVTCVVEGIQKISHGQGSNRRKAEQLAARSLLAQLQKKP, encoded by the coding sequence GTGAAAATTGATTTAGAGAGATTATGTAGACGTTTGAATTATCAATTCGTAAAACCTGCTTATCTAAAACAGGCCTTAACCCATTGTAGCGTTGGCAGTGACAATTATGAGCGCTTTGAGTTTCTTGGTGATTCTATATTAAGTTTTGTGATTGCTAACGAATTATTTAATCAATTTCCGACACAAAGCGAAGGGCAACTTAGTCGATTGAGGTCCTTTCTGGTCAGAGGGGATATGCTCGCAGAAATTGCTAAAGAATTAGCACTGGGCGACTTTCTTTTTCTTGGCCAGGGTGAATTAAAAAGTGGCGGATTTCGTCGATCCTCCATACTTGCTGATGCCTTGGAAGCTGTTTTTGCAGCTGTTTTTTTGGACGGTGGTATCGCTGCAGCAAAAGAAGTTATTTTAAACTTATTTCGTTCAAGACTTAACGATCCGAATTTAAATGATTGCCTCAAAGATGCTAAAACTCAGTTACAGGAATACTTACAGGCCGAGAAATACGCTTTACCCGAATATACTTTAACAAAAGTTGAGGGGGATGAGCATGATCAAATATTTTTTGTAACCTGCGTTGTAGAGGGGATACAAAAAATATCTCATGGCCAAGGCTCCAATAGAAGAAAAGCAGAGCAATTAGCCGCCAGATCTCTCTTGGCGCAGTTACAGAAAAAACCTTAG
- a CDS encoding DUF4845 domain-containing protein: MQKQQGMTFISMLFTVAVLVMAAVVMMRLVPAYIQHYEIVQSIKSLNTVPVASLSGDPLADVDVLRSSLNKRLDINGVDHLKNNEIIITPKGEHRYQVKLRYQAIRFLAYNINLLINFDNTYEVVAGSEN, from the coding sequence ATGCAAAAACAACAAGGAATGACATTTATTAGTATGTTATTTACTGTAGCGGTTTTAGTAATGGCAGCAGTTGTTATGATGCGATTAGTACCTGCATATATACAGCATTATGAAATAGTGCAGTCTATAAAATCTTTAAATACAGTTCCTGTTGCTTCCTTATCAGGCGATCCTCTTGCCGATGTGGATGTACTGCGAAGCAGTTTAAACAAGCGTCTTGATATTAATGGTGTGGATCATCTTAAGAATAATGAGATAATCATTACACCTAAAGGGGAGCATCGGTATCAAGTAAAACTAAGATATCAAGCCATTCGATTTTTGGCATACAATATAAATCTGTTGATTAACTTTGATAATACGTATGAGGTAGTAGCTGGTAGTGAAAATTGA
- the lepB gene encoding signal peptidase I codes for MNFALILVLLSFISGFIYLLDVVFWARKRGPNQKPGRIIEYSRSFFPVFFIVLLLRSFLVEPFRIPSGSLEPTLLVGDFVAVNKFAYGLRLPVLEKKMVSLANPKTGEIAVFRWPPAPSFDYIKRVIGVPGDEISYHNKILSVNGKEATRTFVEYTIDESSGKAVAKYKENLNGVVHDIFIRADVPSVDFDVVVPEGSYFMMGDNRDDSADSRYWGFVPDSYLRGKAFLVWMSWNGKTDNLRWSRIGRLIN; via the coding sequence ATGAATTTTGCTTTAATATTAGTTTTATTATCTTTTATCAGTGGATTTATTTATTTACTAGATGTTGTTTTTTGGGCCAGAAAACGTGGGCCAAATCAAAAGCCTGGACGGATTATTGAATATTCCCGCTCCTTTTTTCCGGTTTTTTTTATTGTTTTATTATTACGTTCATTTCTTGTTGAGCCGTTCCGTATCCCTTCAGGTTCTCTGGAGCCAACGTTGTTAGTTGGAGATTTTGTGGCAGTCAATAAATTTGCTTACGGCTTAAGGCTTCCAGTATTGGAAAAGAAAATGGTATCACTTGCTAATCCTAAAACTGGTGAGATTGCAGTTTTTCGTTGGCCTCCTGCTCCCTCTTTTGATTACATCAAAAGGGTGATTGGTGTTCCTGGTGATGAAATCAGCTATCATAATAAAATTTTATCAGTTAACGGTAAGGAAGCGACGCGCACTTTTGTTGAATATACAATTGATGAGAGTTCGGGTAAAGCAGTAGCTAAATATAAGGAAAACTTGAACGGGGTGGTGCACGATATTTTTATCAGAGCAGATGTTCCCTCAGTTGATTTTGATGTGGTTGTCCCTGAAGGAAGTTATTTCATGATGGGCGATAATCGCGATGATAGCGCCGACAGTCGTTATTGGGGTTTTGTTCCAGATAGTTATCTTCGAGGGAAAGCATTTTTAGTATGGATGAGCTGGAATGGCAAGACTGATAATCTGCGCTGGTCACGAATTGGAAGATTGATTAATTAA
- the lepA gene encoding translation elongation factor 4 has product MRLFTERLFQLSNLKRIRNFSIIAHIDHGKSTLADRFIQICGGLTAREMSSQVLDSMDIERERGITIKAQCVSLNYTAKDGKTYLLNFIDTPGHVDFSYEVSRSLAACEGAILVVDAAQGVEAQTVAVCYTAIDQSLSVLPVLNKIDLPQAEPERVISEIEDIIGLDAHDAIRVSAKSGMGVEDVLEALVTHIPPPEGETDAPLQALIIDSWFDSYLGVVSLVRIVNGAIRKGDKMRIMSTGRAYEVDQVGIFTPKRTKLDVLQAGEVGYVVAGIKEIQGAPVGDTLTLDKNPAIKALPGFQRVKPQVYAGLFPISSDDFEAFREALAKLSLNDASLFYEPESSEALGFGFRCGFLGMLHMEIVQERLEREYNLDLISTAPTVVYQIITQKGETLLIDNPSHLPPITQIKEMYEPIVRANILVPQDYLGPIITLCVERRGVQVNMTYSGRQVSVTYDIPMSEVVSDFFDRLKSVSRGYASLDYNFLRFQEADLVKMDILINSEKVDALSVIVHRGTAHSRGKIVAEKMRDLIPRQMFDVAIQAALGSHIIARQSVKALRKNVTAKCYGGDVSRKRKLLDKQKAGKKRMKQVGHVEIPQEAFMAVFQTDRKK; this is encoded by the coding sequence ATCAGGCTATTTACAGAAAGGCTATTTCAGTTGAGTAACTTAAAGCGAATTCGTAACTTTTCAATTATTGCCCATATCGATCACGGTAAATCCACCTTGGCAGATAGGTTTATTCAAATTTGTGGTGGCTTGACCGCACGTGAAATGAGCTCTCAGGTTCTCGATTCTATGGACATAGAGCGGGAACGCGGTATTACCATCAAGGCACAATGCGTCTCATTAAATTATACCGCAAAAGATGGGAAAACTTATTTATTAAACTTTATTGATACTCCAGGACATGTAGATTTTAGCTATGAGGTGTCTCGCTCTCTTGCTGCTTGTGAGGGGGCAATTTTGGTCGTCGATGCAGCTCAGGGTGTTGAGGCACAAACTGTGGCTGTTTGTTATACAGCTATAGATCAATCATTATCGGTATTGCCGGTATTAAATAAAATAGACCTCCCCCAAGCTGAACCTGAGCGGGTTATCTCAGAGATAGAAGATATTATAGGTCTTGATGCTCATGATGCGATAAGGGTCAGTGCTAAAAGTGGTATGGGAGTTGAAGATGTTCTTGAAGCCCTTGTTACTCATATTCCTCCTCCTGAAGGAGAGACGGATGCGCCTCTGCAAGCTCTTATTATCGATTCCTGGTTTGATAGTTATCTTGGGGTTGTTTCACTGGTGCGTATAGTCAATGGTGCCATACGAAAAGGTGATAAAATGCGCATTATGTCTACTGGAAGAGCATACGAGGTGGATCAAGTAGGTATATTCACTCCCAAACGTACTAAACTGGATGTATTGCAAGCAGGCGAGGTTGGGTATGTTGTTGCTGGAATTAAAGAAATTCAAGGTGCTCCTGTAGGAGATACCCTAACTTTAGACAAAAACCCTGCTATAAAGGCACTTCCAGGTTTCCAGCGAGTTAAGCCTCAGGTTTACGCTGGTTTATTTCCTATTAGTTCAGATGATTTTGAAGCATTCAGAGAAGCCTTGGCCAAACTAAGTTTAAATGATGCGTCCTTATTTTATGAACCTGAATCATCAGAGGCTCTTGGTTTTGGATTTCGATGTGGATTCTTGGGGATGCTGCACATGGAGATAGTGCAGGAACGACTGGAGCGGGAATACAATCTTGATCTGATTTCTACTGCTCCCACTGTTGTATATCAGATTATTACTCAAAAAGGAGAGACTTTATTAATTGATAATCCCTCCCATCTCCCCCCGATTACACAAATTAAAGAGATGTATGAACCTATCGTGCGAGCTAATATTTTAGTTCCACAAGACTATCTGGGACCCATTATTACTTTATGTGTTGAGCGACGTGGGGTACAGGTAAATATGACCTACAGCGGGCGCCAGGTTTCAGTTACATATGATATCCCGATGAGCGAAGTCGTGTCAGACTTTTTTGATCGGTTAAAATCAGTCAGTCGGGGTTACGCTTCATTGGATTATAATTTTTTACGTTTCCAGGAAGCTGACTTGGTGAAAATGGACATATTAATTAATAGTGAAAAAGTAGATGCACTTTCCGTCATTGTTCATCGAGGTACTGCTCATAGTCGAGGAAAAATAGTCGCTGAAAAGATGCGGGATCTGATTCCGCGTCAAATGTTTGACGTTGCTATTCAAGCCGCGCTTGGAAGTCATATTATTGCCCGTCAATCAGTTAAGGCTCTGCGTAAAAATGTTACTGCAAAATGCTATGGTGGTGATGTGTCACGTAAAAGAAAATTATTAGACAAACAGAAAGCTGGGAAAAAACGCATGAAACAAGTCGGTCATGTGGAAATACCGCAAGAAGCGTTTATGGCAGTTTTTCAAACTGATAGAAAAAAATAG
- the mltB gene encoding lytic murein transglycosylase B gives MRRISWLGFTVLFLISFTTFSNTTFTQRKDVQLFIKSMVKHHHFNAKQLVEMLNQVQIQPQIIESMEKPYERKNWDVYKELFLTQKRLNGGLNYWKANQKLLEKSQKRYGVPPEIIVAILGVETLYGERQGEYRVLDALATLAFNYPKRSAYFTKELKEYLLLCREHKVPATYYKGSYAGAIGKPQFMPSSYRYYAVDFKNKGTRDLISNNGDTIASVANYFQKHGWRLNEGIAQQAKLTGWKFRHIKTNPRTANYNLVQLEKAGVRPITASLNHPKRAALIELLTDEGKEYWLAYPNFFVITRYNSSPQYALVVYLLSQQLKKQWLEMNAQKHRAYV, from the coding sequence ATGCGACGAATAAGCTGGCTAGGCTTTACTGTACTTTTTCTTATTTCTTTTACTACCTTTTCAAATACTACATTTACTCAACGCAAAGACGTACAGCTTTTTATTAAAAGCATGGTAAAGCATCATCACTTTAACGCCAAACAATTAGTTGAAATGCTAAATCAGGTCCAGATTCAACCACAGATTATTGAATCGATGGAAAAGCCCTATGAAAGAAAAAACTGGGATGTTTACAAAGAATTATTTCTTACCCAGAAAAGATTAAACGGTGGGTTGAACTATTGGAAGGCTAACCAGAAACTATTGGAAAAAAGCCAAAAAAGATATGGTGTACCTCCAGAGATCATTGTTGCTATTCTGGGTGTAGAAACTTTATACGGAGAGCGTCAAGGTGAATACAGAGTTCTGGACGCTCTTGCCACCCTGGCTTTCAATTACCCTAAGCGTTCGGCCTATTTTACTAAAGAATTAAAAGAATACCTCCTTCTATGCCGTGAACACAAGGTTCCCGCAACATACTATAAAGGTTCATATGCTGGTGCAATAGGCAAACCACAGTTTATGCCAAGCAGTTATAGATATTATGCAGTGGATTTTAAAAATAAAGGTACACGTGATCTGATCTCTAATAACGGTGACACTATTGCCAGTGTTGCCAATTATTTCCAAAAACACGGCTGGAGATTAAACGAAGGCATAGCCCAACAGGCTAAGTTAACTGGCTGGAAATTCAGACATATCAAAACAAATCCCAGAACTGCCAATTATAATTTAGTACAATTGGAAAAAGCAGGTGTTAGACCAATAACTGCCTCTCTTAATCATCCTAAGCGTGCGGCCTTAATTGAGCTCCTGACTGATGAAGGAAAAGAGTATTGGTTAGCCTACCCTAACTTCTTTGTTATTACTCGTTATAACTCTAGCCCACAATATGCCCTTGTCGTCTATTTATTGTCACAACAATTAAAAAAGCAATGGCTTGAGATGAATGCGCAAAAACACAGAGCATATGTATAA
- the gspL gene encoding type II secretion system protein GspL produces the protein MDYCFLFAKHLDDNGCLCLKISQEGELIAPPAQRSFTEIKTLQKECNTLIIETTTSSSILELELPWLPERKARIAIPYALEDKVAQSVEELHFAFDKLRYQNNRYIISVVSKQRIQYLMNYLDEHDIEFDLITLDWFALSPRELCISESVLLINNDDFKGALSDELARAYIKKHLLNEPLVFKDSAIMVDNSLPKKEGFSYNWIAQKILNAKPMNLCQGEMLHGNASADWIQKGYKVAGLLCGLWFLSLLLVNALSLYSLNKKTDTVDRQIAAIYHDFFPEAKQVISPKFRISQLLDTNGSNTQTRFWFLLNQFAKAMNENQITLEELRYQNKTLSVTLISSDFASLEDIENKLKKLQLKVKQTQASTRDQHVVATLELM, from the coding sequence ATGGATTATTGCTTCTTATTTGCTAAACATCTTGATGATAATGGTTGTCTTTGTTTAAAAATTTCTCAGGAAGGAGAGCTTATCGCTCCGCCTGCCCAACGTAGTTTTACCGAAATAAAAACCTTACAAAAGGAATGTAATACCCTAATAATTGAAACTACCACAAGCTCCAGTATTCTTGAGCTTGAGTTGCCGTGGCTGCCTGAGAGGAAAGCAAGAATAGCTATTCCTTATGCTCTTGAGGATAAAGTTGCCCAATCTGTAGAAGAGCTTCATTTTGCTTTTGATAAATTAAGATATCAAAATAATCGATACATTATCAGCGTAGTGAGCAAACAAAGAATCCAGTATCTAATGAACTATCTTGATGAACATGACATTGAATTTGATCTCATCACTTTAGACTGGTTTGCTTTATCTCCCCGAGAATTATGTATCAGTGAATCTGTCTTATTGATTAATAATGATGATTTTAAAGGGGCTCTTTCCGATGAACTGGCAAGAGCTTATATAAAAAAGCATCTGTTAAATGAACCGCTTGTATTTAAAGACAGCGCAATTATGGTAGATAATTCCTTGCCCAAAAAAGAGGGTTTTTCCTATAATTGGATAGCTCAAAAAATCCTTAATGCAAAACCGATGAATCTTTGTCAGGGTGAAATGTTACACGGTAATGCTTCTGCCGACTGGATTCAAAAAGGATATAAAGTTGCAGGATTGCTCTGTGGACTCTGGTTTTTGTCTCTCTTGTTAGTCAATGCCCTCTCTCTTTATTCATTAAATAAAAAAACTGATACTGTTGATCGGCAAATCGCAGCTATTTATCACGACTTTTTTCCTGAGGCCAAACAGGTGATTAGCCCTAAATTTCGAATCAGCCAGCTACTGGATACTAATGGGTCTAATACTCAAACTCGTTTTTGGTTTTTATTAAATCAATTTGCCAAGGCAATGAATGAGAATCAAATAACTCTTGAAGAGCTCCGCTATCAAAATAAAACCTTATCTGTAACACTAATTAGCTCTGACTTTGCCAGTTTGGAAGATATTGAAAATAAATTAAAAAAATTACAACTTAAGGTCAAGCAAACACAGGCCTCAACTCGAGATCAACACGTTGTCGCGACCCTGGAGTTAATGTGA
- the lspM gene encoding GspM family type II secretion system protein LspM has protein sequence MKNYLNTLNEREKWMVIIAAIFLFTYGYYLVLYVPLSTMVTQKTTQLNEKIETLAWMQKIKRQGHSSKTKQTLDNSQLLTLLATQLKDNPTLKFPYQLQQTGSGDIQLTFDTVPFKLFMSWLAKINERYTLTIKQFDVQQNKPPGTTKLMIIISST, from the coding sequence GTGAAAAACTACTTAAATACTCTAAATGAGCGGGAAAAATGGATGGTAATTATTGCTGCAATATTTCTTTTTACCTACGGCTACTATTTAGTACTCTATGTGCCACTAAGCACTATGGTTACTCAAAAAACCACTCAATTAAATGAGAAAATTGAAACATTGGCCTGGATGCAAAAAATAAAACGGCAAGGTCACTCCTCAAAGACAAAGCAAACATTGGACAACAGTCAATTACTAACTTTGTTAGCAACACAACTTAAAGATAATCCCACTCTTAAATTTCCCTACCAACTGCAACAAACTGGATCTGGGGATATACAATTAACTTTTGATACCGTGCCTTTTAAATTATTTATGAGTTGGTTAGCTAAAATTAACGAACGGTATACGCTTACAATAAAGCAATTTGATGTACAACAAAATAAACCCCCAGGAACAACCAAGCTGATGATTATCATCAGCAGTACCTAG